One part of the Candidatus Methanoperedens sp. genome encodes these proteins:
- a CDS encoding ethylbenzene dehydrogenase-related protein: MKIGIVKINMGLAAGLILWLLFATGSGAAGTLTSMKVSTAPVIDGTPEALWDQAPAMTVNVAGGANTGAHTVTLKSVYTDDSVYFLARWNDPTESLRRLPWQKQADGSWKQLMTPGAKMGGEETYYEDKLSQIWDINIAGFDVNGCFVTCHAAENSDVKAYGNMYTASQGEMGDIWHMKMVRTNPTGYFDDQYIDSTHYSTATPDAGRHPDPGGSPYYDNVNAAKNAPNYTSADQPAPPYWIFDNQKMPFTDTYKANDEIAGIIVMPPTGDRADIKGNAVYSNGMWTLEYGRKLVTGSQYDVQFSDLTRQYPFGTAIFDNAQTRHSYETGVSMLVFAPSVAATTPAVTTVAATATPKAPAFEILFTVGAVLIALLVRRR; this comes from the coding sequence ATGAAAATAGGGATAGTTAAAATCAACATGGGATTAGCAGCTGGATTAATATTGTGGTTGCTTTTCGCCACAGGATCAGGGGCTGCCGGGACACTTACTTCGATGAAGGTGTCGACGGCCCCGGTCATTGACGGAACTCCAGAGGCGCTTTGGGATCAGGCACCTGCGATGACAGTCAATGTGGCAGGAGGGGCCAATACAGGAGCGCATACGGTCACATTGAAAAGCGTTTACACCGATGATTCGGTGTATTTTCTGGCCAGGTGGAATGACCCCACGGAGAGCTTGAGGCGCTTACCCTGGCAGAAACAGGCTGATGGAAGCTGGAAACAGCTCATGACACCAGGTGCAAAAATGGGTGGGGAAGAGACTTATTATGAAGACAAGCTTTCCCAGATATGGGACATTAATATAGCTGGTTTTGACGTCAACGGATGTTTTGTCACCTGTCATGCAGCTGAAAATTCCGATGTCAAAGCCTATGGTAACATGTACACAGCGTCTCAAGGAGAAATGGGTGACATCTGGCATATGAAGATGGTGCGAACCAATCCTACCGGCTATTTTGATGACCAGTATATCGATTCCACACATTACAGTACTGCAACACCAGATGCAGGAAGGCATCCCGATCCCGGAGGAAGCCCATATTACGATAATGTCAATGCTGCAAAGAATGCTCCAAATTATACATCCGCAGATCAGCCAGCTCCACCGTATTGGATATTTGACAACCAGAAGATGCCCTTTACGGATACTTATAAGGCTAACGATGAAATCGCTGGCATCATTGTAATGCCGCCCACTGGAGACAGGGCAGACATCAAAGGCAATGCAGTTTACAGCAATGGCATGTGGACGCTGGAATATGGCAGAAAGCTTGTTACGGGGAGCCAGTACGATGTCCAGTTCTCGGATTTGACCAGGCAATATCCATTCGGAACTGCGATATTTGACAATGCGCAAACAAGGCACAGCTATGAGACCGGGGTGAGTATGCTGGTTTTCGCACCATCCGTTGCGGCCACAACGCCCGCAGTCACTACCGTAGCAGCTACAGCAACCCCCAAAGCACCTGCATTCGAAATACTTTTTACGGTCGGGGCAGTGCTGATAGCTTTGCTTGTCAGAAGAAGGTAA
- a CDS encoding O-acetyl-ADP-ribose deacetylase, with protein MDAEIGSAKIIMLLGDITEQGTDAIVNAANPGLMGGGGVDGAIHSKGGYEILKECKAIRKLLPEGLPTGEAVVTTGGRLMAKKVIHTVGPIWAGGYKKEPELLAKAYLSSLTLALKMGLKTISFPSISTGAYGFPIDKAGRIALLSVIEFLEKNPGLEEVRFVLHSPSDLRIYEEALSEILKEKA; from the coding sequence ATGGATGCCGAAATAGGAAGCGCAAAAATAATCATGTTACTGGGGGATATCACAGAACAGGGAACAGACGCCATTGTCAATGCCGCGAATCCCGGCCTTATGGGAGGAGGTGGAGTGGACGGCGCGATACACAGTAAAGGCGGATATGAAATATTGAAGGAATGCAAGGCCATAAGGAAATTGCTTCCAGAAGGTCTTCCAACGGGAGAAGCGGTGGTAACGACCGGAGGCAGGCTCATGGCAAAGAAGGTTATACACACTGTAGGTCCTATCTGGGCCGGTGGTTATAAGAAAGAGCCAGAACTGCTTGCGAAAGCTTACCTCAGCAGCCTTACTCTTGCCCTTAAGATGGGATTGAAGACAATATCCTTCCCATCCATAAGCACAGGCGCGTATGGATTTCCAATAGATAAAGCGGGACGGATAGCTCTTCTTTCCGTTATCGAATTCCTTGAAAAAAATCCCGGGCTCGAAGAGGTGAGGTTCGTGTTGCACAGCCCCTCTGATCTTCGAATATATGAAGAAGCCCTATCTGAGATTCTCAAAGAAAAGGCATAG
- a CDS encoding EamA family transporter produces MNWFIYAVACLFLYGIMQFFIKLASTGGNPVASSMIFIVAQFLSQILLGAYLMSKSEAGIDYGSIKFGVAGGIVAGIATIFFFLALQQSTLSKVVPIVNMNVVVAVLLGVILLKDAVNYRMAAGIVLAVMSIYLLTN; encoded by the coding sequence ATGAACTGGTTCATTTATGCTGTGGCGTGCCTGTTCCTTTACGGGATCATGCAGTTTTTTATTAAATTAGCATCTACGGGCGGCAATCCTGTCGCATCATCCATGATTTTTATTGTAGCCCAGTTCCTGTCGCAGATCCTGCTTGGCGCATATTTGATGTCGAAAAGCGAAGCAGGCATTGATTATGGCAGCATAAAATTCGGGGTCGCCGGAGGCATCGTGGCAGGCATAGCGACAATATTTTTCTTCCTTGCCCTCCAGCAGTCCACGCTCTCAAAGGTAGTACCAATCGTGAATATGAACGTGGTGGTAGCAGTTCTGCTGGGTGTGATCTTATTGAAAGATGCCGTGAATTACCGGATGGCTGCAGGGATCGTTCTTGCCGTAATGAGCATATACCTGCTGACGAACTGA
- the thiC gene encoding phosphomethylpyrimidine synthase ThiC, with protein MSLIAEAKKGNLTQEMKLVAKDEAVEPEFVRRGIESGRIVIPVSPYRHTKPCGIGKGLRTKVNASIGTSSDIVDIEMEIEKAKVAEATGADTLMELSTGGDLYDIRKKVIESTALSVGSVPLYQAFIEAIRKYGAVVDMKEDELFNITAEQAKLGTNFMAIHTGINLFTVERLKKQGRFGGLCSRGGAFMTAWMLHNEKENPLYSEFDYLLEIMKEHEVTLSMGNGMRAGAIHDSTDRAQIQELIMNSELSDKAHDAGVQTIVEGPGHIPIDEIDANVKLMKRLSGDKPFYMLGPLVTDIAPGYDHIVAAIGASLSSAAGADFICYVTPAEHLALPNIDDVRQGVITARIAAHIGDMVKNNDRQRDLDMGRARRDLKWERMYELAIDPEHARSVRNSRSPEDDEACTMCGNYCALKIVKQNFNFER; from the coding sequence ATGAGTCTCATAGCAGAAGCAAAAAAAGGCAATCTGACACAGGAAATGAAACTGGTGGCAAAGGATGAAGCCGTAGAGCCAGAATTCGTACGGCGCGGAATAGAGAGCGGACGCATAGTGATTCCGGTGAGCCCCTATCGCCACACAAAGCCGTGCGGCATAGGCAAAGGGCTTCGCACAAAGGTGAACGCATCCATAGGAACTTCATCAGATATCGTGGATATTGAAATGGAGATAGAAAAAGCAAAGGTCGCAGAAGCAACAGGCGCAGATACGCTCATGGAGCTTTCAACAGGAGGAGATCTTTATGATATCAGGAAAAAGGTTATCGAATCCACCGCCCTCTCGGTGGGCAGTGTGCCGCTCTACCAGGCTTTCATTGAAGCCATCCGCAAATACGGCGCAGTCGTTGACATGAAAGAAGACGAGCTCTTCAATATTACAGCCGAGCAGGCAAAACTCGGGACGAATTTCATGGCGATACATACAGGGATAAACCTGTTCACCGTGGAGCGCCTGAAAAAACAGGGACGATTCGGTGGTCTCTGCTCCCGCGGAGGAGCTTTCATGACCGCCTGGATGCTTCATAACGAGAAAGAGAATCCGCTCTACAGCGAGTTCGATTACCTGCTTGAGATAATGAAAGAGCATGAGGTCACATTGAGCATGGGAAACGGTATGCGCGCAGGAGCGATACACGATTCCACGGACAGGGCGCAGATACAGGAACTTATTATGAACTCGGAGTTATCAGACAAAGCCCACGATGCTGGCGTGCAGACCATTGTTGAAGGTCCGGGCCACATCCCGATAGATGAGATCGATGCTAACGTAAAGCTCATGAAGCGATTGAGCGGGGATAAGCCATTCTACATGCTGGGGCCACTGGTCACGGATATCGCGCCGGGCTATGACCACATCGTTGCTGCCATCGGTGCATCTCTCTCAAGCGCAGCAGGCGCCGATTTCATCTGCTATGTGACGCCCGCAGAGCACCTCGCGCTCCCCAATATCGATGATGTAAGGCAGGGTGTCATAACCGCAAGGATAGCCGCACATATAGGCGATATGGTGAAGAATAACGACAGGCAGAGGGACCTTGATATGGGACGCGCCAGGCGGGATCTTAAGTGGGAGAGGATGTACGAACTTGCGATCGACCCCGAACATGCGAGATCCGTGAGGAACAGCCGCTCGCCTGAGGATGATGAAGCATGCACAATGTGCGGGAATTACTGTGCGCTCAAGATTGTGAAGCAGAATTTCAATTTTGAGCGATAG
- the ftsZ gene encoding cell division protein FtsZ, protein MTREELLEKVKTSRPSVCVVGLGGAGCNIVTWIADKKLAGGKIIGANTDANHLLTMTRADKIMLLGEKLCKGHGCGGFPERGAEAAKENLAEIREELKDINLLFLVAGLGGGSGTGSIPVFAGAGREAGALTIACVTIPFTIEMSRREKARDAIKALAESCDSIVVIDNSKLREVAGNLPLKEALSVANALVGAFVKNITDTITQPSLINLDYADLRAVMERGGISSIGIGEGDGASRVEKAVAQALSTPLLDITDISTAYGVLIHIVGGEDLTLEEVAVVGEQIMDKVPNTKRVIWGAKVDSGLAGRVRVMAVLTGVTSPFLSGGEVKPARGPVVPKEVIPKEVVKPLREAMEHMARAQESFPRETISRAAVFSKEK, encoded by the coding sequence ATGACCAGAGAAGAATTATTAGAAAAAGTTAAGACGTCACGCCCATCGGTTTGTGTAGTTGGCCTGGGCGGTGCCGGGTGTAATATCGTAACATGGATAGCGGATAAGAAACTCGCAGGCGGCAAGATAATCGGAGCCAATACGGATGCGAACCATCTTCTTACGATGACACGGGCAGATAAGATCATGCTGCTCGGTGAAAAGCTGTGCAAGGGCCATGGCTGCGGGGGCTTCCCTGAGAGGGGCGCAGAGGCCGCAAAGGAAAACCTGGCCGAGATCAGGGAAGAATTAAAGGACATCAATCTTCTTTTCCTCGTGGCGGGACTTGGAGGAGGCTCGGGCACAGGTTCAATACCAGTTTTTGCGGGTGCTGGAAGGGAAGCGGGAGCGCTCACGATCGCATGCGTGACCATACCATTCACAATTGAGATGTCAAGGAGAGAGAAAGCACGCGATGCCATAAAAGCGCTTGCAGAAAGCTGCGATTCAATCGTGGTCATAGATAACTCAAAACTCAGGGAAGTGGCGGGCAACCTGCCGCTGAAAGAGGCGCTGTCTGTCGCGAACGCGCTCGTTGGGGCATTTGTTAAGAATATTACAGATACCATAACCCAGCCAAGCCTTATCAACCTTGATTACGCCGACCTGCGCGCGGTAATGGAACGCGGCGGGATCTCATCGATCGGCATCGGTGAAGGCGACGGCGCAAGCCGTGTGGAGAAGGCAGTGGCACAGGCCCTATCGACGCCGCTTCTTGATATTACTGATATATCAACTGCATACGGTGTCCTCATACATATTGTGGGAGGGGAAGACCTGACGCTCGAAGAGGTCGCTGTCGTTGGTGAGCAGATAATGGATAAGGTTCCCAACACCAAGCGCGTTATCTGGGGCGCAAAGGTGGATTCGGGACTCGCGGGAAGGGTGCGCGTGATGGCCGTACTCACAGGCGTAACAAGCCCGTTCCTGTCAGGGGGCGAAGTCAAACCAGCAAGGGGGCCAGTGGTACCCAAGGAAGTGATCCCCAAGGAAGTCGTGAAACCTCTGCGAGAGGCAATGGAGCACATGGCTCGTGCGCAGGAATCATTCCCGCGCGAGACGATTTCAAGGGCTGCGGTTTTCAGTAAAGAAAAGTAG
- a CDS encoding MTH1187 family thiamine-binding protein — MKPIVTAELEIVALGTGSTSMSAHISDAVRAIERSGVKYQLTPMGTVLEASSLEDIFRAIRSAHEALVKKGVNRVVTHITIDDRRDRPKGMEEKVEAVRSKL, encoded by the coding sequence ATGAAACCTATTGTTACTGCCGAGCTTGAAATTGTGGCTCTCGGAACGGGAAGCACCAGCATGAGCGCACATATTTCAGATGCCGTTCGGGCTATCGAAAGATCGGGTGTCAAATACCAGTTGACTCCGATGGGGACTGTGCTTGAGGCATCGTCGCTGGAGGATATATTCCGTGCAATACGCTCGGCCCATGAAGCGCTGGTCAAAAAAGGTGTGAACAGGGTGGTCACACATATCACGATAGACGATAGAAGGGACAGGCCAAAGGGGATGGAAGAAAAAGTGGAAGCCGTCAGGAGCAAGCTCTAA
- a CDS encoding MBL fold metallo-hydrolase, protein MSSVTFLGTGGGRMVVLNQLRRSGGFWLKLDGVNILQDPGPGCLVMVHRQRLVPRNLDAIILSHRHIDHSNDINVIVEAMTGGGFQPRGRLIVPGDCLHDDPVVLQYVRPFTEITEIKEGMGFKLRNIQLHFPIRNMHPVETYGTIYEFGSKRLGYIPDTEYFPELPGAYKGVDFLIINVVRMVTDKRIRHLNMEEAAILIGEIRPKMAILTHFGLQVLKASPEFQAKAISERTGVKVIAAHDGLSISFEEKESLEKWV, encoded by the coding sequence ATGTCGAGTGTCACTTTTCTCGGAACTGGAGGCGGGAGGATGGTCGTCCTTAACCAGTTGCGCAGGAGTGGAGGTTTCTGGCTTAAGTTGGACGGGGTGAACATACTGCAGGATCCGGGACCGGGCTGCCTCGTAATGGTTCACAGGCAGAGGCTTGTGCCTAGAAATCTTGATGCTATAATATTATCCCACAGGCATATAGACCATTCAAATGATATCAATGTCATAGTGGAAGCCATGACCGGGGGCGGATTTCAGCCCCGCGGTCGCCTGATCGTTCCCGGGGATTGCCTGCACGATGATCCAGTTGTGCTTCAATACGTGAGACCTTTCACTGAGATAACTGAAATAAAAGAAGGCATGGGATTTAAACTGCGCAATATCCAGCTTCATTTTCCCATCAGGAACATGCATCCTGTTGAAACGTATGGAACTATCTACGAGTTCGGCTCAAAAAGGCTGGGGTACATCCCGGATACCGAATATTTTCCCGAGCTGCCCGGGGCTTACAAGGGGGTTGATTTTCTTATCATCAATGTGGTGAGGATGGTGACTGATAAGAGGATACGGCACCTGAACATGGAGGAAGCGGCAATATTGATAGGGGAAATAAGGCCGAAGATGGCGATACTGACCCATTTTGGCTTGCAGGTCCTGAAAGCATCTCCAGAGTTCCAGGCGAAGGCCATATCAGAAAGAACGGGAGTGAAAGTTATCGCTGCACATGATGGATTGAGCATAAGCTTTGAAGAAAAGGAAAGCCTCGAGAAATGGGTTTAG
- a CDS encoding gamma carbonic anhydrase family protein translates to MLFAFGDKKPRIAENAFIAQTACIIGDVTIGEKTSVWFNTVIRGDRGKISIGKGCNIQDNSVIHSDESNVEIGDGVTVGHGCILHGGTVKSNALIGMNATVLHEAWIGEYAIIGAGALVPPKHKVPDNTVVFGVPCKQVRKTTEEDLRLIKNTLRNYAELTDQYLEMTR, encoded by the coding sequence ATGTTATTCGCGTTCGGGGATAAAAAACCGAGAATTGCAGAAAATGCTTTCATAGCCCAAACCGCATGCATAATCGGAGATGTAACGATCGGAGAAAAAACGAGCGTCTGGTTCAATACGGTCATCAGGGGCGACAGGGGAAAGATCAGCATAGGTAAGGGCTGCAATATCCAGGATAACTCCGTGATTCATTCGGACGAATCGAACGTAGAGATTGGCGACGGTGTCACAGTCGGGCATGGATGCATCCTTCACGGAGGCACGGTGAAGAGCAATGCGCTCATCGGCATGAATGCCACGGTACTGCATGAGGCCTGGATCGGGGAATATGCAATAATAGGGGCTGGTGCGCTGGTGCCGCCAAAGCACAAAGTCCCTGATAACACCGTAGTCTTCGGGGTACCATGCAAACAGGTTCGTAAAACAACTGAGGAAGATCTTCGTCTCATAAAAAATACATTAAGAAATTATGCAGAATTGACCGATCAATACCTGGAAATGACAAGGTGA
- a CDS encoding methionine adenosyltransferase gives MRNIEIEELEATPITERRVEVVERKGLGHPDYICDSIMNQVSVELCKEYMERFGAIMHHNIDKGMLVAGEVKTKFGGGVILKPMRLIFGDRATFEVEGEVIDVNSIAIDTAKHWLKDNLRFVNSDSLEYQVEIASGSAELTDIFKRKETVLGANDTSAAVGYAPMTPSEIVVLETERFLNSPAFKKRFPESGEDIKVMGLRNADRLGLIVADPLVDMFIGSEHEYFRKKDELLEEINTFASERTELGTSVSLNALDREGRGMGGIYMTVTGTSAEDADSGQVGRGNRVNGIIPLNRPVSSEAAAGKNPVSHVGKIYNVLSHRIASEIYTNVPDIKEVYVWLLSQIGEPIDQPRIAAAQVIMERGTIESVEKEINEIMDRELANIQEFCLELAYGRIPVC, from the coding sequence ATGCGAAATATTGAAATTGAAGAACTGGAAGCCACGCCAATAACTGAGCGCAGGGTCGAAGTCGTAGAGAGAAAAGGCCTCGGGCATCCGGATTATATATGTGATTCCATTATGAACCAGGTCTCGGTCGAACTCTGCAAAGAGTATATGGAACGCTTTGGCGCCATAATGCACCACAATATCGATAAAGGGATGCTGGTGGCCGGAGAAGTGAAAACAAAATTCGGAGGAGGTGTGATCCTTAAGCCTATGCGACTTATTTTTGGGGACAGGGCCACTTTTGAAGTGGAAGGAGAGGTCATCGATGTCAATAGTATTGCGATAGATACGGCCAAGCATTGGCTAAAGGATAATCTCAGGTTCGTCAATTCAGATTCCCTGGAGTACCAGGTCGAAATTGCAAGCGGTTCGGCGGAACTCACTGACATCTTCAAAAGAAAAGAAACCGTGCTCGGGGCAAATGATACCTCGGCTGCCGTGGGATACGCCCCCATGACTCCGAGTGAAATTGTGGTGCTTGAGACCGAGCGCTTCCTGAACTCTCCTGCTTTCAAGAAAAGATTTCCCGAATCCGGGGAGGATATCAAAGTCATGGGTCTGCGCAATGCCGACAGGCTTGGCTTAATAGTCGCAGATCCGCTCGTGGATATGTTCATCGGATCAGAACATGAGTATTTCAGAAAGAAGGACGAGCTTCTTGAAGAAATAAATACTTTCGCGTCAGAAAGAACAGAACTTGGGACTTCGGTTTCATTGAACGCGCTTGACAGGGAAGGGCGCGGCATGGGAGGCATATACATGACAGTCACGGGCACATCGGCAGAGGATGCAGATTCCGGCCAGGTGGGCCGGGGGAACAGGGTAAATGGCATCATTCCTCTCAACCGTCCGGTCAGCAGTGAGGCAGCTGCGGGTAAAAACCCGGTAAGCCATGTTGGGAAGATTTACAATGTGCTCAGCCACAGGATTGCCAGTGAGATTTATACAAATGTGCCCGATATCAAGGAAGTATATGTGTGGCTTTTAAGCCAGATAGGCGAGCCAATAGACCAGCCCAGGATTGCGGCGGCGCAGGTTATCATGGAAAGGGGAACAATTGAGAGTGTTGAAAAAGAGATAAATGAGATCATGGACAGGGAGCTTGCGAATATACAGGAGTTCTGTTTGGAGCTTGCATACGGCAGAATCCCAGTTTGCTGA
- a CDS encoding radical SAM protein, whose protein sequence is MIREIKVKTALSPSRLPGLDYALNPYRGCAHSCVYCYAPSVIRWQGKWGDVVEVKINLPRILSKELHSKKKGVVGLGTVTDPYQPAEKDYEITRRCLEFLLMHDFPVCVQTKSSLVLRDMDLLRQFSNIEVGVTLTALDDKVRKKLEPGASSVEERLHSLKELSENGINTWVFLGPVMPYITDVEALVDAISVVKPGYVLVDRLRMKDGVWERVREFIQDFQPELLEDYERIFFEGENYYEDVFETIMRKFDEKMLRCRINRLIE, encoded by the coding sequence ATGATCAGAGAAATAAAAGTAAAAACCGCGCTTTCACCATCGCGGCTCCCGGGCCTTGATTATGCCCTGAATCCTTACAGGGGCTGCGCGCATTCCTGTGTATATTGTTACGCCCCTTCGGTTATTCGATGGCAAGGCAAGTGGGGCGATGTTGTGGAAGTAAAAATAAACCTGCCGCGTATCCTGTCCAAGGAATTGCATTCAAAGAAAAAAGGAGTTGTGGGCCTGGGGACTGTGACTGACCCCTATCAACCGGCGGAGAAGGATTACGAGATAACGCGCAGGTGTCTTGAATTCCTGCTGATGCATGACTTTCCCGTATGCGTCCAGACAAAATCTTCGCTTGTTCTCAGGGATATGGATTTACTCAGGCAATTCTCAAATATCGAGGTCGGTGTGACCCTTACTGCCCTTGATGATAAGGTAAGGAAAAAACTTGAACCTGGTGCATCAAGCGTAGAGGAAAGGCTGCACTCACTCAAGGAGCTATCGGAAAATGGCATCAACACATGGGTTTTCCTTGGGCCAGTGATGCCGTATATTACCGATGTTGAGGCACTGGTCGACGCGATTTCAGTCGTGAAACCAGGATATGTGCTCGTGGACCGGCTGAGGATGAAGGATGGGGTATGGGAAAGGGTCAGAGAGTTCATTCAGGATTTCCAACCCGAATTGCTCGAAGACTATGAAAGGATATTTTTTGAGGGCGAGAATTATTATGAGGATGTTTTTGAGACGATCATGCGGAAGTTCGATGAAAAGATGCTGCGATGCAGGATAAACAGATTGATCGAATGA
- a CDS encoding DUF6036 family nucleotidyltransferase: MGLLTREAEKIKIKPVVVGGSAVDFYTEGIYPSHDIDLVSDRKKIGEILENTFGFKPSGRHWISEQTGLSVEIPGSRLAGDKDKVTVIKIGDLKVYVIGIEDLIIDRINACVHWKSQTDCDQAKFMIKYYRNRLHLGYLEKKARDEGILKALRKFCNR, translated from the coding sequence ATGGGATTGTTGACACGCGAAGCTGAAAAAATAAAGATAAAACCTGTCGTAGTGGGAGGTTCGGCTGTTGATTTCTATACGGAAGGAATTTATCCAAGTCATGATATAGACCTGGTAAGTGACAGGAAAAAAATAGGGGAAATATTGGAAAATACTTTTGGCTTTAAACCGAGTGGAAGACACTGGATTAGCGAACAAACAGGACTTTCTGTAGAGATTCCAGGCAGTCGTCTGGCCGGAGATAAAGATAAGGTGACGGTAATAAAAATAGGGGACTTGAAAGTCTATGTAATTGGGATCGAGGATTTAATTATTGACCGTATCAATGCGTGTGTTCATTGGAAATCTCAAACGGACTGTGATCAGGCAAAGTTTATGATAAAATATTATCGGAACCGACTCCATCTTGGATATTTAGAAAAGAAAGCCAGAGATGAGGGGATTCTGAAAGCATTAAGAAAATTCTGTAATAGATAA